One stretch of Alcaligenes aquatilis DNA includes these proteins:
- the apbC gene encoding iron-sulfur cluster carrier protein ApbC, with product MTVSSERVLQALASVTDPNTLKKLSVDAGRCELGIDQNQVELTLHLPYTAYDIQGQLRERIEQALAGVGATLSKLHLSPRIGIHAVQEGLRPMPNIRNIIAVSSGKGGVGKSTTSVNLALALHMQGARVGLLDADIYGPSVPTMLGLHERPRSADGKMMEPLIGHGLQANSIGFLLDEDAPAIWRGPMATQALTQLLTQTRWDNLDYLIIDMPPGTGDIALTLSQKVPLTGAVIVTTPQDLALIDAKRGLNMFQKVNVPVLGIVENMSVHICSNCGHADPVFGQHGGRDMASQFNVPWLGALPLAMSIRAQTDSGTPTVIASADSPEARLYHEIANRVSANLSQLPPDTSGQRPKVVPRPL from the coding sequence ATGACAGTGAGTTCCGAGCGCGTGTTGCAAGCCCTGGCGAGTGTGACCGATCCCAACACGTTAAAGAAGTTATCGGTCGATGCGGGTCGATGCGAACTGGGCATTGACCAGAACCAGGTTGAGCTGACTTTGCATCTGCCCTATACGGCTTATGACATTCAGGGGCAACTGCGCGAACGTATCGAGCAAGCTTTGGCGGGCGTGGGTGCCACCCTGTCCAAGCTGCATTTGAGCCCTCGCATTGGTATACATGCCGTGCAGGAAGGCTTGCGCCCCATGCCCAATATCCGCAACATTATTGCGGTGTCCTCGGGCAAGGGCGGGGTCGGTAAAAGTACGACGTCGGTGAACCTGGCCTTGGCTTTGCATATGCAAGGTGCGCGTGTCGGTTTGCTGGACGCGGATATTTACGGCCCTAGCGTGCCCACCATGCTGGGCCTGCACGAGCGTCCGCGCAGTGCAGACGGCAAGATGATGGAGCCGCTGATTGGCCACGGTCTGCAAGCGAACTCGATTGGTTTCTTGTTGGATGAGGACGCTCCGGCGATCTGGCGCGGCCCGATGGCAACCCAGGCGCTGACACAGCTGCTTACACAAACGCGTTGGGACAATCTGGATTACCTGATCATCGACATGCCTCCGGGCACGGGCGACATTGCCTTGACCCTGTCGCAGAAAGTCCCGCTGACGGGCGCTGTGATTGTGACCACTCCGCAGGATCTGGCGCTGATCGATGCCAAGCGTGGCTTGAACATGTTCCAGAAGGTCAATGTGCCGGTCTTGGGTATCGTGGAGAACATGTCGGTTCACATTTGCTCGAACTGTGGTCACGCTGACCCGGTCTTTGGCCAACACGGTGGCCGCGATATGGCCAGTCAATTCAACGTGCCTTGGCTGGGTGCCTTGCCGCTGGCAATGAGCATTCGGGCTCAGACCGACTCCGGTACCCCTACCGTGATTGCCAGCGCAGACAGCCCCGAGGCTCGGCTCTATCATGAGATTGCCAATCGCGTTTCGGCTAACTTGTCGCAACTACCTCCAGACACGTCGGGGCAGCGCCCCAAGGTTGTTCCTCGTCCTCTTTGA
- a CDS encoding LysR family transcriptional regulator: protein MDHQLSSSPSLNRPLYDLDLLLALLTVVDCGSFTAAATRLHSTQSTISQKVRRLEELAGLRLLDRASRGVSTTEAGQTLLGYARQMLALNHQLSEALSGSLVTISVRLGVPEDFTNGQTMRALAGFNRRFPQVRLEVSSGLSSDLLAAYDQGELDLVLVKQRHNAREAVVCLPEQTAWVDSATDPVFHLDPIPLVTFPRRGVYREEIISAVESLGRRWRISFTSSSLSGIQGAVADGMGISLLPRRAVRDDHIELGQAQGLPRIDAFELAILHRPHANEMVTALSRVLVEMLAPESEHRV, encoded by the coding sequence ATGGATCATCAACTATCGAGCAGTCCCAGCCTGAATCGGCCCTTGTACGACCTGGACCTGTTGCTGGCCTTGTTGACGGTGGTCGATTGCGGCAGCTTTACGGCAGCAGCGACGCGTTTGCATTCCACCCAGTCCACGATCAGCCAGAAGGTACGACGTCTGGAAGAGCTGGCCGGGCTGCGTCTGCTGGATCGGGCCAGCCGGGGAGTCAGCACGACCGAAGCGGGGCAGACCTTGCTGGGTTACGCCCGCCAGATGCTGGCCCTGAATCATCAGTTGTCAGAAGCCTTGTCGGGTTCGTTGGTGACTATCTCGGTACGGCTGGGTGTGCCAGAGGATTTTACCAACGGCCAGACCATGCGGGCCCTGGCTGGTTTCAATCGGCGGTTTCCGCAGGTGCGGCTGGAAGTCAGCAGCGGTTTAAGTAGCGATTTGCTGGCCGCCTACGATCAGGGTGAGCTGGATCTGGTGCTGGTCAAGCAGCGTCATAATGCCCGCGAAGCGGTGGTCTGTTTACCCGAGCAGACGGCCTGGGTCGATAGCGCGACCGATCCGGTCTTTCATCTGGACCCTATCCCCCTGGTTACTTTCCCACGCCGTGGTGTTTACCGTGAGGAGATTATCAGTGCAGTGGAGTCCTTGGGGCGGCGTTGGCGCATCAGTTTTACCAGTTCCAGCTTGAGCGGCATTCAAGGAGCGGTGGCAGACGGGATGGGCATCAGCCTGTTGCCACGGCGTGCTGTGCGGGACGACCATATTGAGCTGGGGCAAGCACAAGGCCTGCCCCGGATTGATGCTTTTGAGCTGGCGATTTTGCATAGGCCCCACGCCAATGAGATGGTGACGGCCTTATCCCGTGTGCTGGTAGAAATGTTGGCTCCCGAGAGTGAGCACCGCGTTTGA
- a CDS encoding autotransporter assembly complex protein TamA, with amino-acid sequence MRKSGFCLLFSIVLSPAVWAQSSVPDVIIDPGGVPPQALKEIQRAVSAITRLAEDQDLGEVSRLRRRAHDATVSALQTQGYFDSVVTLEVGEDSSGEYWDIIIQPGEITRVRDIALDFKGKIQEPEYQVRLEGIKASFPLKVDDPFLNSVWSSAKADLLESVQRQDFYYARYIDTRATVLADEGVADLSLNVDSGPRVRMGPLETTGLKRVPQSLVDRYVRYTPGDPYDQDKLDEWQQSLAATTFFRGAFVTLDEQASKKKELPDGDVELPVRVRVTEAPSKQFTGSLGFDSDHGARAEALYRKNIVFGLPIWSEAGLGVDKNRQRAFYDIHLPPTIRGYKNSFGVLYDRSDVEGLDTERLALGWKLRQERKAAGNSRVEYETEWGVLGAWDKTKISGLPTRETPSAIATWQWLRRDVDKKYDPREGNLIDFGVGAGVTLDRGERFYRSNLRLQQWWPVGDRDVLSVRGEVGKVWGMTDRTPPDFGYRTGGARSIRGYKYQSIGLERSDAVVGAPAMAVASVEYTHFFTSMYGMRAFVDVGDAASSFGDMDLAWGYGLGAVVRTPAGPFNLDLAYGQRDKRLRLSFSLGIAF; translated from the coding sequence ATGCGCAAATCCGGCTTTTGCCTGTTGTTCTCGATAGTCCTGAGCCCTGCCGTGTGGGCTCAGTCTTCCGTTCCTGATGTCATTATTGATCCGGGGGGCGTGCCCCCCCAGGCGTTGAAAGAAATTCAGCGTGCGGTCAGTGCCATTACGCGTTTGGCGGAAGATCAGGACTTGGGAGAGGTCTCGCGTCTGCGGCGCCGGGCCCATGATGCGACCGTTTCCGCCTTGCAGACTCAGGGTTATTTTGACTCTGTGGTTACGCTGGAGGTGGGTGAAGATTCCAGCGGGGAATATTGGGACATTATTATTCAGCCAGGTGAAATCACGCGTGTGCGCGACATTGCCTTGGACTTCAAAGGCAAGATCCAGGAGCCGGAATACCAAGTGCGTCTGGAAGGGATCAAGGCCAGTTTTCCCCTGAAAGTGGACGATCCTTTTTTAAATTCAGTCTGGTCGTCGGCCAAGGCGGATTTGTTGGAAAGCGTACAGCGCCAGGACTTTTACTACGCTCGTTATATAGACACGCGGGCGACGGTACTGGCTGACGAAGGGGTGGCCGACCTGTCCCTGAACGTCGATAGCGGGCCACGGGTTCGCATGGGGCCTCTGGAGACCACCGGCTTGAAGCGAGTCCCCCAGTCACTGGTGGACCGCTACGTGCGCTATACCCCCGGTGACCCCTACGATCAGGACAAGCTGGACGAGTGGCAGCAATCTTTGGCGGCCACCACTTTTTTTCGGGGTGCCTTTGTCACTCTGGATGAGCAGGCCAGCAAAAAGAAAGAGCTTCCTGATGGTGATGTAGAGCTGCCTGTAAGGGTGCGAGTGACCGAAGCACCATCCAAGCAGTTCACCGGCTCTTTGGGTTTTGACAGCGACCACGGAGCGCGTGCCGAAGCCCTGTACCGAAAGAATATTGTGTTTGGCCTGCCCATTTGGTCCGAGGCCGGTCTTGGGGTGGATAAAAACCGCCAGAGGGCTTTTTATGACATCCATTTGCCGCCCACGATTCGTGGCTACAAGAACAGTTTCGGTGTTTTGTATGATCGCTCTGACGTTGAAGGCCTGGACACTGAGCGTTTGGCCTTGGGCTGGAAGCTGCGCCAAGAACGAAAGGCGGCGGGTAATAGCCGCGTTGAGTACGAAACTGAGTGGGGTGTGCTGGGGGCCTGGGACAAGACCAAGATTTCTGGACTGCCCACTCGTGAAACCCCTTCTGCCATTGCAACTTGGCAGTGGCTGCGCCGCGATGTGGACAAGAAATACGATCCGCGCGAAGGCAATTTGATTGACTTTGGTGTCGGTGCTGGTGTCACGCTGGATCGGGGCGAAAGGTTCTACCGCAGCAATTTGCGACTCCAACAATGGTGGCCGGTTGGGGATCGGGACGTCTTGTCCGTACGCGGGGAAGTCGGCAAAGTGTGGGGGATGACGGATCGGACGCCGCCTGATTTCGGTTATCGCACTGGGGGCGCGCGCAGCATCCGGGGCTATAAATATCAAAGTATTGGTCTTGAACGCAGCGACGCCGTGGTGGGCGCGCCGGCCATGGCGGTTGCTAGTGTGGAGTACACGCATTTTTTCACCAGCATGTACGGCATGCGTGCTTTTGTGGACGTGGGCGATGCGGCGTCCAGCTTTGGTGATATGGACTTGGCCTGGGGTTACGGTTTGGGAGCGGTGGTCCGAACCCCTGCCGGGCCCTTCAATCTTGATCTGGCCTATGGTCAGCGGGACAAACGTTTACGTTTGAGCTTTTCTTTGGGAATCGCATTTTAA
- a CDS encoding cation diffusion facilitator family transporter, producing the protein MKNTPPSDLDRHRGAQRSTWVSVLVNIGLSVLQLVVGLFAHSQALIADAIHSLSDLLSDFVVLIANRHSRQGPDADHPYGHLRYETVATLAIGGLLLAVGAGMLWNAVSALRDPSSIEAVHPIALAIALTALCSKELLFRYMLRVAKRLRSTMLAANAWHARSDAASSLVVSVGVMANLAGLPLGDPLAASIVGLMILRTGWKFAIGAFHDLTDKAVDQETEERIAKLLRETPGVEGIHQLRTRKLGDMIWVEVDLEMDGKLTISQGHEIAVAARARVMAEEPVLDVMTHFDPVTPKH; encoded by the coding sequence ATGAAAAATACCCCCCCTTCTGATCTGGACCGGCACCGCGGCGCTCAACGCTCCACCTGGGTCAGCGTCCTTGTCAATATTGGTTTGAGCGTGCTGCAACTTGTGGTGGGCCTGTTTGCCCATTCTCAAGCCCTGATTGCCGACGCCATTCACTCTTTATCTGACCTGCTGTCGGACTTTGTAGTGCTGATTGCCAACCGCCATAGCCGCCAAGGCCCAGATGCAGACCACCCCTACGGCCATTTGCGCTACGAAACGGTCGCTACCTTGGCCATTGGAGGCCTTTTGCTGGCTGTGGGCGCCGGGATGTTGTGGAATGCCGTCTCTGCCTTGCGCGACCCCAGCAGCATCGAGGCTGTACACCCCATTGCCTTGGCCATTGCCTTGACTGCGCTCTGTAGCAAAGAACTCCTGTTTCGCTACATGTTGCGTGTAGCAAAACGGTTACGCTCGACCATGCTGGCTGCCAATGCCTGGCATGCACGCTCGGATGCCGCATCCTCCTTGGTTGTCAGTGTCGGAGTCATGGCGAACTTGGCAGGCCTGCCCTTGGGTGACCCCTTGGCTGCCAGCATTGTGGGCTTGATGATTCTGCGCACGGGCTGGAAGTTTGCGATAGGCGCCTTCCACGATCTGACAGATAAAGCGGTCGATCAGGAAACGGAAGAGCGCATTGCCAAGCTCTTGCGCGAGACGCCCGGCGTAGAAGGGATACACCAGTTACGCACCCGCAAGCTGGGCGACATGATCTGGGTAGAGGTAGACCTGGAAATGGATGGCAAGCTGACCATCAGTCAGGGACACGAGATTGCCGTGGCTGCACGGGCGCGTGTGATGGCCGAAGAACCCGTGCTGGATGTAATGACGCACTTTGATCCAGTCACGCCCAAGCACTAA
- the metG gene encoding methionine--tRNA ligase, translating into MSRTIFVTTALPYANGSFHIGHIMEYIQADIWVRSMRMSGHTVHFVCADDAHGAPIMLKAESAGITPAQLVDKIAAERPTYLNGFNIKFDHWHRTDSPDNVELAQDIYRTLKSAGFIDTRTIEQFYDPVKGMFLPDRYIKGECPKCHAKDQYGDSCEVCSAVYAPTELIEPYSTLTNARPVLKTSEHFFFRLSDPRCVAFLQEWTTGKNAQGKPRLQSEVLGKTREWLGTGEGAEASLNDWDISRDEPYYGIPIPDAPGKYFYVWLDAPVGYLASLKAYCTKAGLDFDALLDPEGSTEQVHFIGKDIVYFHALFWPAMLKFSGRKVPDALNVHGFITVSGEKMSKSRGTGISPLRYLELGMDAEWMRYYMAAKLNSHVEDMDFNPDDFIARVNSDLIGKYVNIASRAANFISKHFDGKLAYQGDTSELQNQLKEVAEKVRSDLESREYGRAVRQIMAQADIINQAFDTAQPWVMAKGIATAEQAQKDALQDICSRTLAGFKGLSVMLTAILPTLTDRVARELFGLDRSFVWDDVAALPDHIAPFKHLMQRVDSAMVDELLAPPPAPVVLPGGEAIADTIDIKDFIKVDLRIAKIVSCEAVEGSDKLLRLSLDAGEGRLRQVFSGIKSAYQPDDLIGKLTVLVANLAPRKMRFGVSEGMVLAASHADDAVDQGIYILEPFPGAQPGMRIN; encoded by the coding sequence ATGTCACGAACGATATTTGTTACGACCGCCCTGCCGTATGCCAATGGCTCGTTTCACATCGGCCACATCATGGAATATATCCAGGCCGACATCTGGGTTCGGTCCATGCGAATGTCGGGACATACGGTACATTTTGTGTGTGCGGACGACGCCCATGGCGCCCCCATCATGCTCAAGGCAGAAAGCGCGGGCATTACCCCCGCCCAGTTGGTAGACAAGATCGCGGCCGAACGCCCCACCTACCTGAACGGCTTTAACATCAAGTTCGACCACTGGCACCGTACGGACTCGCCTGACAACGTCGAGCTGGCCCAGGATATCTACCGCACGCTAAAAAGCGCCGGCTTCATTGATACCCGCACCATCGAACAGTTCTATGATCCGGTCAAAGGCATGTTCCTGCCCGATCGTTACATCAAGGGCGAGTGCCCCAAGTGTCATGCCAAGGACCAGTACGGCGACAGCTGCGAGGTCTGTAGCGCGGTTTACGCCCCGACCGAGCTGATCGAACCCTACTCCACCCTGACCAATGCGCGTCCGGTGTTAAAAACCTCGGAACACTTCTTCTTCCGTCTGTCCGACCCGCGCTGCGTGGCCTTCCTGCAAGAGTGGACCACAGGCAAGAACGCCCAGGGCAAGCCACGTCTGCAATCGGAAGTGCTGGGCAAAACCCGCGAATGGCTGGGTACAGGCGAAGGGGCCGAAGCGTCCCTGAACGACTGGGATATTTCCCGCGACGAGCCTTACTACGGCATTCCGATTCCCGATGCGCCCGGCAAGTACTTCTACGTCTGGCTGGACGCGCCTGTTGGTTACCTGGCTTCCTTGAAAGCCTACTGCACCAAGGCCGGTCTGGACTTTGATGCCTTGCTGGATCCGGAAGGCAGCACCGAGCAGGTGCACTTTATCGGCAAGGACATCGTGTACTTTCACGCCCTATTCTGGCCTGCCATGCTGAAATTCTCCGGCCGTAAAGTGCCTGATGCGCTGAACGTACACGGTTTCATCACGGTTAGCGGCGAAAAAATGTCCAAGAGCCGTGGCACAGGCATTTCACCCCTGCGCTACCTGGAACTGGGTATGGATGCCGAATGGATGCGCTACTACATGGCCGCCAAGCTCAACTCGCACGTTGAGGACATGGACTTCAACCCTGACGACTTCATTGCCCGCGTCAACAGCGACCTGATTGGCAAATACGTCAACATCGCCAGCCGTGCCGCCAACTTCATTAGCAAGCACTTTGATGGCAAGCTGGCCTACCAGGGCGACACCTCCGAGCTGCAAAACCAGCTCAAAGAAGTTGCCGAGAAAGTCCGCTCCGATCTGGAAAGCCGCGAGTACGGCCGTGCTGTGCGCCAGATCATGGCTCAAGCCGACATCATCAACCAGGCTTTCGATACAGCCCAGCCCTGGGTCATGGCCAAAGGCATTGCAACTGCCGAGCAAGCCCAGAAAGATGCGTTGCAAGACATTTGCTCGCGCACCCTGGCTGGCTTCAAGGGCCTGTCTGTCATGCTGACCGCCATTTTGCCTACCCTGACCGATCGCGTTGCCCGCGAGCTATTCGGTCTGGATCGCAGCTTTGTCTGGGATGACGTAGCTGCCTTGCCTGATCACATCGCTCCATTCAAACACCTGATGCAGCGGGTAGACAGCGCCATGGTGGACGAACTGCTGGCCCCCCCGCCAGCCCCAGTCGTCCTGCCCGGTGGCGAAGCGATTGCCGACACCATCGACATCAAGGACTTCATCAAGGTTGATCTGCGCATTGCCAAGATCGTCAGCTGTGAAGCCGTAGAAGGGTCGGACAAGCTGCTGCGCCTGAGCCTGGATGCTGGCGAAGGTCGTTTGCGCCAAGTGTTCTCTGGCATCAAGTCGGCTTACCAACCCGACGACCTGATCGGCAAGCTGACGGTTCTGGTAGCTAACCTGGCTCCTCGCAAGATGCGTTTTGGTGTGTCCGAAGGGATGGTTCTGGCTGCCAGCCATGCTGATGACGCCGTGGACCAAGGTATCTATATTCTAGAGCCCTTCCCTGGCGCCCAGCCCGGCATGCGCATCAATTAA
- a CDS encoding translocation/assembly module TamB domain-containing protein, with translation MAWVRRWFRYFALWGIPFVVVALLLVCGFVYWVLASQVGTRWALRTALPYAQGSAQGVRGTIWDGLSIDHLVLALPDTHVDIERLRLQANWKELWERRLHVVELSAHKVDVALTSSDEPKSDAPFKMPELPVSIAVDKLALGQFLLTQDGTPLPVAIADLSSALAVDSDSAQLRLYDLMVANESIRAGFQGEVELAGLEAPYPARADIQIIARGLTADSPICAKQYLPAYAEQSKSDRPAAKVAVAQSTTTAAAQTLKANANAKAAAASVAAQTPQQSQTKANTQGQLAPDSQSVGQPVDTPSAAGVISSEPGGSAGLVDEERIQEPVAVPEPEPLPDCVVNAQITLNGSLEQATLLLKGHGQGYSLDASAELSPLDSVPVRQAKLAVKLPDESLLDADFAWDATQEGVHIQDHFKGQFSSNKLDLHALLGDVLPDALLNSQGKFDVVLADKEQILSADVDIQLLQGSRWNKQPAIGQIKAKAAAPAQPGEPTWWRQLHLSDVLTDLKVGDNQVLLKGDLGISGTAALDLQVKMPKAEQLWPGLELGVASAQGQLRGDVSRHTLQLQGQYDLGGKDSTQLGQGIAQADLALEGGWHFADQGKAAYWDGQLSRLQADHAGLAVRLQSAMPLRFTDALRAPEPARKESLAKTDATSAEQPAVEPGVAPAPALANEGAKPVDEVQQGAGTGSVVNAADGSGAAQTDKAASMEGGAAAARAARPPLEPWSVRVGAATLSTSVDGEPWINLRHQESTYQPGQWASRGELLDLVLSEPRIARLLRKVGVREDPEKAKGGGVKIARNKKTQPPEIDIKARWDLKFNGALAGQVRVDRVAGDVQVFAEPPMSLGLEDLSIVIDAKPTSGTTSRLDAQMDVRTKDMGYVTAKAQTPIHGLTLDENDRKTVSIQANIDDLSWTRLFLGDAMELGGRLNADVNIDVGAKWAWTSRGTVTGRELRFTRLDDGIRLIDGQLDASFDGDIFRLDSLTFPARLRVEPQEWRTATWLKESPDAKDGKLTVSGQWNLSTQQGAFGVDIFRFPILQRSDRYAMMSGNINLDMELPRIAITGKVVADAGWFNLDMLGGIPTVDSDVVIVRAGDEPAAEPSQAATDMSMDIDVDLGRRFYLTGYGVNSGLVGNLRITMAGGKLTGIGALRTRGGRIELYGQKLLLKRGTVTFQGDITSPILDIEAVRTGLAVEAGVKVVGTARRPRIDLVSYPEVSEVEKLSWLLLGHGPDDSGGDMALLLSVGTSFLGDGEPFYRKFGIDEVAMRSGDLGSAGSILPVESVVKSLNSGTSNEERKFIAITKALTADFSVSLEQAMADTGTVGRASYRLARGLTAEVSAGTVNGLALIYRWFSKD, from the coding sequence ATGGCTTGGGTTCGGCGCTGGTTCCGATATTTTGCATTGTGGGGCATCCCCTTTGTGGTGGTGGCCCTGCTGCTTGTGTGTGGTTTTGTGTATTGGGTGCTGGCCAGTCAGGTTGGTACCCGTTGGGCGCTGCGCACGGCCTTGCCTTATGCACAGGGCAGTGCACAAGGCGTACGCGGAACGATCTGGGACGGTCTGAGTATCGACCACCTGGTGCTGGCCCTGCCCGATACCCATGTCGATATCGAACGTTTGCGCCTGCAGGCCAACTGGAAAGAGCTCTGGGAGCGACGCTTGCATGTGGTGGAGCTCAGTGCCCATAAAGTGGATGTGGCCTTGACATCCTCGGACGAGCCCAAGTCCGACGCCCCCTTCAAAATGCCTGAGTTGCCTGTCAGTATTGCCGTGGACAAACTGGCCTTGGGTCAGTTCCTGTTGACGCAAGATGGTACGCCCTTGCCGGTAGCCATTGCGGATTTGTCCTCGGCTCTGGCTGTGGATTCCGACAGCGCACAGTTGCGTCTGTACGATTTGATGGTGGCCAATGAGTCCATTCGCGCTGGTTTTCAGGGTGAAGTAGAGCTGGCGGGCCTGGAAGCGCCATATCCGGCACGAGCCGATATCCAAATCATTGCTCGTGGTTTGACGGCGGATTCTCCGATTTGCGCCAAGCAGTATTTGCCCGCTTATGCGGAGCAATCGAAGTCCGACCGGCCTGCTGCAAAAGTCGCCGTTGCTCAGTCCACAACGACAGCCGCTGCACAAACGCTGAAAGCCAATGCCAATGCCAAGGCTGCGGCGGCCTCTGTTGCGGCACAAACTCCTCAGCAAAGCCAAACCAAGGCCAACACGCAGGGCCAACTCGCCCCTGATAGCCAATCGGTCGGTCAGCCTGTAGATACCCCTAGTGCCGCCGGAGTCATCAGCTCCGAGCCCGGGGGCAGTGCAGGTCTTGTTGATGAAGAACGTATCCAGGAGCCGGTTGCTGTTCCTGAGCCCGAGCCTTTGCCCGATTGTGTGGTCAATGCGCAAATCACTTTGAATGGCTCTTTGGAACAAGCCACCTTGCTACTTAAGGGGCATGGTCAGGGTTATAGCCTGGACGCCAGTGCAGAATTGAGCCCGTTGGATTCCGTACCCGTGCGTCAGGCCAAGCTGGCGGTGAAATTGCCAGACGAGTCCTTGCTGGATGCAGACTTTGCCTGGGATGCCACACAGGAAGGTGTGCACATTCAGGATCATTTCAAAGGTCAGTTCAGCAGCAACAAGCTGGACTTGCATGCATTATTAGGCGATGTCTTGCCTGACGCTCTGCTCAATAGTCAGGGCAAGTTTGATGTGGTGCTGGCGGATAAAGAACAAATACTTTCTGCGGATGTCGATATTCAACTGCTGCAAGGCAGCCGCTGGAACAAACAACCGGCGATTGGGCAGATCAAGGCGAAAGCGGCCGCACCAGCGCAGCCGGGTGAGCCGACCTGGTGGCGTCAACTGCACTTGAGCGATGTGCTGACTGATTTGAAAGTGGGCGATAACCAGGTGCTCTTAAAGGGCGATTTGGGTATAAGCGGCACGGCGGCACTGGATTTGCAAGTCAAGATGCCCAAAGCAGAACAATTGTGGCCCGGCCTGGAGTTGGGTGTGGCATCGGCACAAGGCCAACTGCGTGGCGACGTGTCGCGCCACACCTTACAGCTACAAGGCCAATACGATCTGGGTGGCAAAGACAGTACTCAGCTGGGCCAGGGCATCGCGCAAGCGGATCTGGCCTTGGAAGGTGGCTGGCATTTCGCCGATCAAGGCAAGGCAGCCTACTGGGATGGCCAGCTAAGCCGTTTGCAGGCTGACCATGCAGGTCTGGCTGTGCGTTTGCAGTCGGCTATGCCACTGCGTTTTACGGATGCACTGCGTGCACCCGAGCCAGCGCGAAAAGAATCCCTTGCCAAGACAGATGCGACGTCTGCAGAACAGCCGGCGGTAGAGCCTGGCGTGGCTCCGGCCCCGGCTTTGGCGAATGAAGGTGCCAAGCCGGTCGACGAAGTACAACAGGGTGCGGGTACTGGCTCGGTAGTCAATGCGGCAGATGGTAGCGGAGCGGCACAAACTGACAAAGCGGCATCGATGGAGGGTGGTGCAGCCGCAGCGCGCGCTGCCCGGCCACCTTTGGAGCCCTGGTCGGTTCGCGTGGGTGCGGCTACCTTGAGCACCTCCGTCGACGGCGAGCCTTGGATCAATCTGCGTCATCAGGAATCCACGTATCAGCCGGGACAGTGGGCCAGCCGGGGTGAATTGCTGGATCTGGTCTTGTCCGAACCCCGCATTGCGCGTTTGTTGCGCAAGGTGGGGGTGCGGGAAGATCCGGAGAAAGCCAAAGGGGGCGGGGTCAAGATTGCCAGGAACAAGAAAACCCAGCCGCCTGAAATTGATATCAAAGCCCGTTGGGACCTGAAGTTCAATGGCGCCTTGGCTGGGCAAGTGCGTGTGGATCGTGTCGCGGGTGATGTCCAGGTTTTTGCCGAACCTCCCATGTCTCTGGGCCTGGAGGATCTGAGCATCGTCATTGATGCGAAACCTACCTCGGGTACTACCAGCCGTCTGGATGCTCAGATGGATGTGCGTACCAAGGACATGGGCTACGTCACTGCCAAGGCTCAAACCCCCATTCACGGGCTGACCCTGGACGAGAACGATCGCAAAACGGTCAGCATTCAAGCCAATATTGATGACCTGAGCTGGACGCGCCTATTCCTGGGTGATGCCATGGAATTGGGCGGCCGTCTGAATGCGGACGTGAATATTGATGTGGGCGCGAAATGGGCCTGGACCAGCCGAGGCACGGTAACGGGCCGCGAGTTGCGCTTTACTCGTCTCGATGACGGTATCCGTTTGATTGACGGGCAGTTGGATGCCAGTTTTGATGGCGATATTTTCCGCTTGGATTCGCTGACTTTCCCGGCCCGTCTGCGGGTAGAGCCGCAAGAGTGGCGTACGGCTACGTGGCTGAAAGAGAGTCCGGATGCCAAGGATGGCAAGCTGACAGTGTCCGGGCAGTGGAACTTGAGTACTCAGCAAGGGGCATTTGGCGTCGATATTTTCCGTTTCCCCATTTTGCAACGCTCTGACCGTTACGCCATGATGTCCGGCAATATCAATCTGGACATGGAGCTGCCTCGTATTGCGATTACCGGCAAGGTAGTGGCTGATGCAGGATGGTTCAATCTGGATATGTTGGGCGGCATTCCCACGGTAGATAGCGACGTGGTGATTGTGCGGGCTGGCGATGAGCCTGCTGCCGAGCCATCTCAGGCCGCCACTGATATGAGTATGGACATTGATGTGGATTTGGGCCGACGCTTTTATCTGACCGGTTATGGTGTGAACTCGGGCTTGGTCGGCAATCTGCGGATCACCATGGCCGGTGGCAAGTTAACCGGCATTGGTGCCTTGCGTACTCGTGGTGGTCGTATCGAACTGTATGGGCAGAAGCTCTTGCTCAAGCGCGGTACGGTGACGTTTCAGGGCGACATCACCTCGCCCATCCTGGATATTGAAGCCGTGCGTACCGGGCTGGCGGTAGAAGCAGGTGTTAAGGTGGTTGGCACGGCGCGTAGACCCCGAATCGATTTGGTGTCCTATCCGGAAGTCAGTGAAGTTGAAAAGCTGTCCTGGCTTTTGTTGGGCCATGGCCCGGATGACTCCGGTGGCGACATGGCCTTGTTGCTCAGTGTGGGCACTTCTTTTCTAGGGGACGGCGAACCCTTTTACCGCAAGTTCGGTATTGATGAGGTGGCCATGCGCTCAGGCGACCTGGGTAGTGCTGGTAGCATCTTGCCAGTCGAAAGTGTGGTCAAATCCCTGAACAGTGGCACCAGCAATGAAGAGCGTAAGTTCATTGCAATTACCAAGGCGTTAACGGCCGATTTTTCGGTCAGCCTGGAGCAGGCCATGGCCGATACCGGCACGGTAGGTCGGGCCAGCTACCGCTTGGCGCGGGGCCTGACCGCTGAAGTCAGCGCGGGTACGGTAAACGGTCTGGCCCTGATTTACCGCTGGTTCTCGAAAGATTGA